aatcagcatcggacgtgtgaccagaaggctttgcgggccgtcgctcggagggacctcagccagccgcagctctaggttgttcccggctctaccgtgttgaccgtcgctgcccgccggtgggttttgacagtcaacacattctggcacgtccggtgggacaagcttctacatcaaccacatcgccatctacatctgagatggcggacggcacgccagtcacctacgaggagctgcccggcgagctcaagaagaggtagtgacgagatcaaagtcaccctcgaagccgacctcatcggctcttttcagagaacccgttcacatggcatcagatggaaggggttctcaccgcaaggtgcactcgatgggatagacctctctgccccgtcggaggaacgcaccaggtccctgcggcaggagatcaactacttggtggctcactcgctacaccgtcactctgagaacctggtcaacacgttggagcgtgtcgctcttcgcgtgatccaggagatcatgaggcaccagtactcgccgtcaggaccagctctcgggacgcatcaaggagagttgccactccagtcccgtccaccgctgccatatgcgttggcagcaccagaagtgccggctacaccggcattcgtcgtctacaagattggtggtgaccctagtgactaccagttcttgcctgaggcgcctaaggagatccctcacgggtacacgtgcacgtatgtgccagattgtggcaactgggcactcacaaaccaggccacaacatcagggacttctgggaaaacagcaggaacgtcagcgacagagattGAGAGCACAcggggctaactaagtacgccaccccgacgaacctccagagctcagctcctgcagctggcacagagctggaaaagcaaacatggctggctaagtacgccaccccgacgaatcttcgtagttcaactcctgcagccaagacaatggatcagatcagtaccatactgagagaccagttcggcatagtgccgaaaaggagggccatcggctattccaagccgtaccccgacgactacgagatgatcccgctgccacctaaatatcggctccctgatttctccaaattcagtggatcagatggttccagctccatcgagcacgtgggccgatatttggcgcaactaggaccggcttcagtgtcggatcaactacgcgtgaggctcttctcacggtccctcacgggatcggctttcggatggtatacctctttgccaccagactccatccggacttggaagcagcttggaagagcagttccatatgcagtaccattcgtaggcttccgagtccggcattgccgatctagcacaactacgtcgaagcgcggagaaaccgtgacagaatacatccagcgcttcagaatcttaggaaccgatgttattcggttcgtataactgaaaaagaagcgatcgagttggcagtagcaggccttgcaacacagctcaaggacatggcctcccaagcagattatccctcatcaagcgcacatggttcagaaactatcggcatatgaacagcgccacccggacctgtaccaagacaagttcaagcgtgcagtagtcctggtcgatgcagaggaagacgaagttcctgcgggagaccaagaagtagcagtggctgaatggactcggggaggaacccccgtgtcctgcaaatgggtaaagccaccaggcccacccagggggtttgattttgacgtgaccaagactgagcaaatcttcgacctcctgctcaaggagaaacagttgacgattcctgaaggtctcaaattccccacggtgcaagagctgaacggaaagccatactgcaaatggcacaactcgctctcccatgccaccaacgactgcagggtatggcgtcagcacatccaagcggcgatagaaaaagggcgtctaattttcaaccagtacgccatgaaggtcgacacccagccctttcccgccgttaacatggtggagtgcacttaccctgaaggttgccagccaggatcctcgttcagcatcaacatggtaggatctgggaaccactctggcaaagatggagacgagggtagctgctctcgtagcaaggacacagaggaggccgctccacgtgatcggctccatcatgatggcaagcgctacgtcacagagggagaggtgaagaacataagatatcagcgacccctctctgatcacctcctcaacaaatatgtgagtcagtatgaccaacaacGACGGTctagctatgatgatgaaggagatcgtctggctagagaagccagaagacatcgtcggcacgatcgcgatgaggaggagcacgagcgccgtgccacggaaaaatcaagggagcaagatgacaacgccaggcactgggactgccccttcttcagacactgctgggattcaggaatgagccgattgcccacaatcggcaattgcccagaatgcaaccagaagaagaaggaggcagccaacgtgtctgtgttcaggcgcttagggcctctcccgccacagagcaaacgcgctgagtcccctcgctgggcagatctcgaggattcagaagacgagggacaagaagaggaagaagacaggtaccaccgtccaaggtggtgccctgacggactcagccgttcacaaaagcgcagggttcagcgattgcgcggcctggaggaagccgaaaggttatacctgcatactttaaggaaggcacgacctgatctggctgcgaaagttcagcggaccctgaatgaagagggtcgcccacggaaaatggagtggcgccccaaacaaaggaaagccgatgatgaaacatcggctggcacaaacatggtgttcatcctcccttcggagttcagtgctccaggattagacgaggcacctgttgcacaacttgactgcggcccgaggctggttatctttgagaagccacgagaaagaagctacagacatctgaaggccttgtatttgcgaggttatatcgatgggaggcctgtaaataagatgctggtggacaccggagcggcagtcaacatcatgccgtactctatgctacgtcggctgggacgctctagctcagatctaatcaagaccaacgtgacattgagcgatttcaacggccaagcgtctgacgcacaaggtgttctgaacgtggatctgaccgtaggaaggaaaactatccctacaacgttcttcatcgtcgatagcacgagcacttatgctgttctgctaggaagagattggatccacgccaactgctgcattccctccacgatgcaccaatgcataatacaaaggatggagatgaggtagaagtcgtccaggccgatgattcagccgaaatttcaacggctggcatgaacgcatgggaagcagtaggccaagaacccctctcaggtatcaatttggacgactgcgagcgcatcgacgtgacgaagggaagggttaagctggttttatccactggcctgaccatgtagctgaggcaaagcaatgagcaaacggggcgaggctgatccttgtgatcggccccaaaaaaattatgaaggagcattacagaaccttcagacaacacttcaatagatatggaggccgattccagcgatcggccaaaattatcctcaccacatgttctgcttgtgttcgtccttgatcctatcaggagccgacgtgcgaattacagagccgatatctgccattccctgacagaatcggctcggggggcacctaaacacgatgaacatgggaacaggtgcaggaggacatgtatgcagtgaaatattggggccgataggagaaaatcggccagtaaaaaaaattttagacagccgatgcaagggcatcgactttagaattgagaagcagccgatgctcagccatcgactctagtgaaattatgcgaggtttaccgaatctccaccaaatccaggccaactgtggtgccttctgcttcctcgcgggagtaaaacaatggGAATTCCTTCAGTTGCTTCGAgctgatccgggttcctgaaccttcttatCGAGGATTTCCAACCTTTAAATactagttcagccgtgttgacagaaggggtatatcggctgtctaaggaagaaaggggatcggctttggcgcgtcctctctgacattctcgccttgagtaaggctcggggggcagcaggcctggtggatgctctgttttgctctgttcaaggagccgattgggataccatcggctgatctttcgttgtaaccttcttcacaaatgatgagtattaaagAGGACCATTGggcttggttggaagaattcgaaggttttcctgaagattctacattatccaccagatttaaaaaaaatcatcagttgaagaagggaagggtgaatttcaaaggaccgatgcgttgctatcggctcattacgcattggcaaagggggtgaatcagcaaggtcagtagaagagggaatcggctaaattaaactcagaggaaatcggcaaaatcaaattgggaaagttcttcattgataggcgcgatttcttacataaagagctgattgctctcaaaaggaagtatcaggggatacattgccccatctactactactggacctatactagaggtcctatctacgggccgtcgctgccctcgtcgtcgccgtcgtcgccgctgtcggcgctgctcccggcgggctcgtcgtcgctccaatggccgccgactgggccctcattgtcctcgtcctcttcgtcagcatcgtcgtcgtcgctgtcgaagtcgctgaggttgcccggccaggggcagaaccgcttggccggcgactcgtcggaggaggtgttgtcctcctcctcctcctcctcttcttcctcctcctcctcctcgggggaggagaagtcgcaggagaagcgatcgtcgtcgctctcctcctctgttcccccgtcggcgaggaagcagaggtcactctccccgtcggtcagggactggtcgtcctccgaccagatggagaagtcatggctagactcctccccggcctcaatggcgcggcgggtgttggctgcgtggacctccgccgggttcggctccggcgtcggctcgcgagagggggaggactgggtggaaagatccgatgaagcagaggaggaggaagacatggtagcacaggagggcttttggagtgctaatgcgaagaagatgcagaaataaactgtgcggaacggttaaataaaaggggatatagtggaaattcaatgccacagcagtttccgaggaagtggtgcctaagaaaaaaaaaactgccaggtcacgcggagaagttgagaaggcaaggcatcatgatgacggatactgcagcggttctgccacgacatgacccaacgaagggaaagcagagtgattttggaattaccaattccaaaaccaggggggcatgtgttatcaccagaatttgaccgagtcagaggtggaccgcgatcaagatggatttgaagaatatacatggtagaattacgtgaatcggcctgttatgctgagtttgggctagtttgcccttgtatctgtaacatattaggatatgtgtcgattagttagagttttgcccgtgcacggttaggtgcacgcctacgttagaaagtcccctggactataaatatgtatctagggtttatggaataaacaacaaccaacgttcaaccaaacaaatcaatctcggcgcatcgccaactccttcgtctcgagggtttctaccggtaagcgacatgctgcctagatcgcatcttgcgatctaggccgcACAAGCTCCACGAGGTTCAACCGTTGCTCGTACAGACGCCTTGTTgagggcgagcaacgtagttatcatagatgtgttagggttagcatagttcttcgcgtaacatgctatcgtagtgcaacccttgcatgtctagccgccctcacacctatcttaggtgtgggggcggcaccccgcttgatcattatttagtagatctgatccgttacgattgctccttgttctacaaggattagtttaatatctgcaatagttaggccttacaaagggggggaggatccagcggcgcgtagggtgtcgttcgctagtcctaaacaggatgttccggggatcaacttcgtgttggtttttaggccttgtttaggatcggcttacgatcaccgtgcgtggccgcgaggcccaacctggagtaggatgatccgattatgcggtgaaaaccctaaatcgtcgtagatctaattagctttatcttgatcaagcaggaccaccatatattcgtgcaccccgtacgaatcatgggtggatcggctccttgagccgattcacaggataacctgagagccgatcgaggctcgtatttaatgtttacgtgtatgccatgcaggaaactaagcgaggcatctccatcaccttcctgaccaggtataggtcaggtggcacgcccttgcaatcagcatcggacgtgtgaccagaaggctttgcgggccgtcgctcggagggacctcagccagccgcagctctaggttgttcccggctctaccgtgttgaccgtcgctgcccgccggtgggttttgacggtCAACAGGAATTCACTATAACTTTTTGATCACTGATATTTGTGAAAAATTTAGTGACTGGTTAATATATATAGAAAATGAATGTATAATTTTAGACATGCAAGTTTGGACTAAGTGAGGTCAAATATTTAGTGACTATTAGATGATCTTTACgagtaaattttgaatagttgCGCATTAGGAAAAGCAGAGCTTCTTCTTCTATAGAATCGGATAAAATTAAACTAGAAGTGTCAGGCCCAAGAGGTACAAATTGATCTGGATAAACTATTCTTGGAATAGGTATTTTACATGGATCTTTGCAGCAAAGACAGTCTATGTAGCGCCATTTATATGTGTTGTACAGTCCGGTTACACTCTTGATATGAGGCTGCTACTTTATTTGACGATCCTTGTACCCAAGAACACCAAGCTTAGGGTCCGCAATTCCAAGAACCCATCGGATCATGTTCTTTCCACCATTTCAGTAATATCAACCGCACAGACGCATGGTTTAAGCATGCTCGGTACTACTACTGACCAAGCAGTGCACGACAGAATTCATCACATTCTTTCCAAGTAATTTGGCAATCTAACATGATGTGTAGTACTACATGCTTCAATCCAATGCAGGAGCCAGAAGGAAGGCACTGAAAACGGTGTGCCATTCCCCGATCGATCCTGCTGTGCAAGAATACAACAACATGCCTGTGTACTCCGTTGTTCATCACCACACCACGGAGGGAGAAAACTAATACTCCCCGTCCCAGATCACATACACGGTAGTGACGTCCATCACAATTTACACTAGAAAAGAAATCTAGAAGAAGAATCTCTCCTGAATGTACATATACTAGCCTAGCTTCTGGCTGATGACGCCCTGGACGGAGCCGACGAGCGCGAAGGCGCTGACGAGGAGGCAGAGGGCGCTGAAGCCCTGGAGGACGACCCAGCGCGTGGACCAGCGGGGCACCTTCCGCTGGATGAAGTACATCTCGACGGGGAAGTAGATGGCGAGCGGCCAGAAGTTGAGCGCGCCCAGCAGCGCCAGCACCTCGTTGAAGTAGGGGACGAAGAGCGCCACGGCCGTGGTGCTCGCCACATAGAGCGTGCGGAAGCAGACGCGCAGCAGGTTCACCCTGAATGCCGGCAGCAGCGGCAGCTTGACGGTGTGGAAATCGTTGACGAAGCCGCTCTCCGGGTACCGCTCCGCGAAGTACCTGTCCGCGAACTGGTAGATCGGCTGGCTGTACACCtgcattttgttttgttttcagaGCATGCGCCGGTGTCTGCTAGGGGTTATGCATTCTGTGACCACTCGGACTGAACAAGTTTCAGGGTTTTTTGGGAGTACCTGGTAGCCACCCAGGAGGTGGATGATGATGCAGGCGTTGGCGAAGTCGATGAGCCAGTAGGGCTCGTAGAAGCCGAAGCCGGTGAGGAGGTTGCCTGGCGCGTCGCTCCCGAAGGCGGCGTAGCCGAAGCAGCCGCAGCAGAGGTAGAAGAAGGTGGTGaccatgatggagatgatggacgccttcttcatcgtcTTGTTCTCGGCCGGTGGCGACTTGAGGGTGTCCTATGATATTGGCACACACAGGTGAAACAGTGAAGATTCAGTTTATGAATTCAAAAGATACGGGATGCTGCAGCTGGTTGGGCGTACCTGAATTTCCAATAGGATCAAGGAGTACGGGTAGGCGAACGCGATGTCGCCGATGGCCTGCGAGACGCGCCATACCTTGGCGACAGGAGTTTTCATAGGCACACCCGTTATGCTTCCTTTGATAACACCATTAGCTGACGAACAGGAACAGACGTGTGAGCTCAATTATGTGACCTCAAAGTGCATACTATGTCACTCTCAAGCCACACCGCGCTATAATCCAAGTATACATGGCCTGGGAAATGGTCTACTGTTGGTGTACCAGTGTACGACTGACAAGACAATTTCTGTTCACTAGTCACACACGACATGACTTAAATTCAGTGAGTCTAGCTAAGAGCAGAAACCCAAGAAATAAGGAGGACAGCATACGTACAGATGGTGTTGGCGAGGCCAAGCCCGAGGCCGATGAAGGCGTAGGAGAAGGACATGATGGCGGCGACGACGGAGAGCCATGCCATGTCGTGGAAGTCCGGTATGAAGGAGAGGAGGAGCTGCATCCCGCCGAACATGAGCATGTAGTAGCTGCCGTCGTAGGTGCACGGAGCCTGGTGCCCGCGCGCGTGGTAGCAGTTTGCCTTGAGAATCGCCCTGCAGCATGCAAGATGACCGAATTAGAAAAGGAAGGCAGGATCATCTTCATCCAAGGAGTCACATGATACTTGGTCGATCTGGCGCTTCACTGCAGCTAAAGAATGGCTGGCGCGGGGCGGCGACTACCTCATGCtagtggcggtggtgatggtgtAGGCGACGCCGCAGCCGTAGAGGCTGAGGAACTGCAGCGAGCCGCACGCCCAGGTGTGCTTCCTGCCTGAGGACGTTATCACAGCACAGTGAAGCGATGATGTACATAGATACAACGCCGATCAAATCACAGCACCAGAGCAGCACAAGCAGAGTACACGTAGCAGCTCAACCATGCCGATGGAATTGCTGATACTAGTAGGTTTCTAGTACGATAGTATACCGAGGTAGAAGCGGACGGCGTCCATGTAGGAGCGGTTCCTGGGACCCTTCTCGGCGTCCTGGGAGCGGTAGCAGTAGGAGAGGAGGGAGGCGGAGACGTAGGTGACGACCGCGAAGCAGATCAGGGTCGCCGGGCCTGCCACCCACCCTAGCTGCGCCACGCTCCACGCCAGCGACAGCACCCCGGACCCGATCACCGCCGTGATGATGTGCGCCGCGCACGTCCACGCCGTCCCTGAAGCAAGCAACGCGATTCGACCCGTCGGCGACAGCACTAGCAACAACGTTGAGGAAACGAAACAACAACGGTGTGTCGAGCCGCCCACGACGCGCGCAAAGATCGGACTCAGAACGTGTACCGGTGCGTGGCGGGCTGCCATCGTCGTCGTCGCAGCGGCCGTCGACCACCTCGAGGGAGTGGTGCACCGCCATTGTCACCAGCACAGAGCTAACCCGTGCCCAAGATTGGCCGCTTTCGAGGAACACAGGAGTGGCAGGGGCAGGCGCGATTTAAGGCCTATACGGCGGCACACGACATCTGCCGCGGGCCCCGCGGCGACGTCTTTCCGTCGGTTTTGACTGTTTGGTTTGCCCGGCGCGCGGGTGGGTCGGCCGGAGACGACGACTACGAGAGGTAACACCGCCGTACCCATGTGTTGCTGCGCGCGCGTGAATCTCTCGAGTTTTTGGCTGTTGCCATCGCGGTTTCGTCCGCTTCCTGTCAACTTTTTCCCTGGGGCGAGAAGCGCGGCCGGGTTCACGCCCCCCTTCCCTCGCGCTGAATTAGTGAGGCTGGACCGCAGGAGATCGCTGGTCAGCTGAGGGAGAAAAATATTTGTGAATCTCAAAAGAGTTTGTCTTCTATCTTTATGATAGAACAAACATGCGGCGGAAATGTGGATGCGGATATGACTAGTTAAAAGTCGGCATCTTGACGGGTGCCTTTGATCACGTTTGGATTTGAAGATAAACAGTGGATTTTGTTTGTAACAGCATCTCCAGAGTGAACTGATTTCCAATCCCAAAAAACTACCACCGTCTCCAAAAATCGTGCTCCAGCAAATTCTCAAAATGGTTCCAAATTCGTTTTTTGGGAGGGAAAAAAACAAATCGAAGAATTCACTCTGTGTTGACCGCCGAGCACGAGCCCTATCGGCGGCAGGGAAAGGAAGCAGTAGTGCGGTGGAGTTAATGTTGGTCGGCCGCCCATATCCTCTGTTGCCGCGGCCGCGAGAAACGCGCGAGTAGCCAGCCACTAGGGTAGCAAAGTGGTCTTGCTCTCGAACCGCGAGTTTGCGGCAAAGCGGTCGTGCCCAAGCGTCGACGCTAGTCCATGGACTAGACGACACGAGTTGC
This region of Lolium perenne isolate Kyuss_39 chromosome 2, Kyuss_2.0, whole genome shotgun sequence genomic DNA includes:
- the LOC127335216 gene encoding probable amino acid permease 7 isoform X2, producing MAVHHSLEVVDGRCDDDDGSPPRTGTAWTCAAHIITAVIGSGVLSLAWSVAQLGWVAGPATLICFAVVTYVSASLLSYCYRSQDAEKGPRNRSYMDAVRFYLGRKHTWACGSLQFLSLYGCGVAYTITTATSMRAILKANCYHARGHQAPCTYDGSYYMLMFGGMQLLLSFIPDFHDMAWLSVVAAIMSFSYAFIGLGLGLANTISNGVIKGSITGVPMKTPVAKVWRVSQAIGDIAFAYPYSLILLEIQDTLKSPPAENKTMKKASIISIMVTTFFYLCCGCFGYAAFGSDAPGNLLTGFGFYEPYWLIDFANACIIIHLLGGYQVYSQPIYQFADRYFAERYPESGFVNDFHTVKLPLLPAFRVNLLRVCFRTLYVASTTAVALFVPYFNEVLALLGALNFWPLAIYFPVEMYFIQRKVPRWSTRWVVLQGFSALCLLVSAFALVGSVQGVISQKLG
- the LOC127335216 gene encoding probable amino acid permease 7 isoform X1, whose protein sequence is MAFGQGGGDASAPLISSDGSKIVRNGNEWTASAHVITAVIGSGVLSLAWSMAQLGWVAGPGTMVVFASVTALQSTIFADCYRSPDPEHGPHRNRTYANAVERNLGSSSAWVCQLLQQTALFGYGIAYTITASTSFRAILKANCYHARGHQAPCTYDGSYYMLMFGGMQLLLSFIPDFHDMAWLSVVAAIMSFSYAFIGLGLGLANTISNGVIKGSITGVPMKTPVAKVWRVSQAIGDIAFAYPYSLILLEIQDTLKSPPAENKTMKKASIISIMVTTFFYLCCGCFGYAAFGSDAPGNLLTGFGFYEPYWLIDFANACIIIHLLGGYQVYSQPIYQFADRYFAERYPESGFVNDFHTVKLPLLPAFRVNLLRVCFRTLYVASTTAVALFVPYFNEVLALLGALNFWPLAIYFPVEMYFIQRKVPRWSTRWVVLQGFSALCLLVSAFALVGSVQGVISQKLG